A region from the Sulfitobacter sp. D7 genome encodes:
- a CDS encoding DUF2783 domain-containing protein, which yields MILQDNLGTEGDTVYAALMAAHEGLSEAESHALNARLVLMLANEVGDPARLETLFKAARDLA from the coding sequence ATGATCCTTCAAGACAACCTCGGCACCGAGGGTGACACCGTCTATGCCGCGCTCATGGCCGCCCACGAAGGGCTGAGCGAGGCCGAAAGCCACGCCCTGAACGCGCGATTGGTGCTGATGCTGGCCAATGAGGTCGGTGACCCCGCCCGGCTTGAGACGCTTTTCAAAGCGGCGCGTGATCTGGCCTAA
- a CDS encoding ABC transporter substrate-binding protein, with translation MEFLTRTGKPLPQSVLTSAENAKKDPVSRREFLAIASAFGATSATAYGMLGMAAPARAAAHANLKEGGTVRMQMEVRALKDPRTYDWSQIANFSRGWLEYLAIWENDGTFTPGLLESWEISDDATEYTLNVRKGVTWNDGTPFTAQDVARNIEGWCDKSLEGNSMAGRFATLVDEETGKAIEGAIEVVDDHTVKLKLPKSDITLIPGMADYPAAITPEGFDPDTMLENPKGTGPYLPESLEVGVKSVLVKNPDHTWWGTEVFGGPYIDRLEYIDYGTDPSAWIAAAEAEEVDAFYSMEGEYIDVMSTLDGWVENEIATAATIVIRPNQLAEIDGMKPYEDKRVRNALQLAVDNAVLLELGYAGRGIVAENHHVGPMHPEYAEVEPPKTDPEAARALMEEAGMADYEHELFSIDDAWRKDTTDAVAAQLRDAGIKVKRTILPGSTFWNDWVKYPFSSTNWNARPLGVQIWALAYRSGEAWNEFGYANPEFDALLSEALATADVDARREIMAKGEKMLQDDGVTIQPYWRSLYNHTREGLVGAAHHIGFEYHPARMAWAEE, from the coding sequence ATGGAATTTTTGACACGCACCGGAAAACCGCTGCCGCAATCCGTGCTGACATCAGCCGAGAACGCCAAGAAAGACCCCGTCAGCAGACGCGAGTTTCTGGCGATTGCGAGCGCCTTCGGGGCCACGTCCGCCACAGCCTACGGGATGCTTGGCATGGCCGCGCCCGCGCGTGCGGCGGCCCATGCCAACCTCAAGGAAGGCGGCACCGTGCGGATGCAGATGGAGGTGCGTGCCCTAAAAGACCCGCGCACCTATGACTGGTCGCAAATCGCCAACTTCAGCCGCGGCTGGTTGGAGTATCTCGCCATCTGGGAGAACGACGGCACCTTCACCCCCGGCCTGCTGGAAAGCTGGGAGATCAGCGACGACGCCACCGAATACACGCTGAACGTCCGCAAGGGCGTGACATGGAACGACGGCACCCCCTTCACCGCGCAGGACGTGGCGCGCAACATCGAAGGCTGGTGCGATAAATCGCTCGAAGGCAACTCCATGGCGGGCCGTTTCGCCACGCTGGTGGACGAAGAGACCGGCAAGGCCATCGAAGGTGCGATTGAGGTGGTCGATGACCACACGGTCAAGCTGAAGCTGCCCAAATCTGACATCACGCTGATCCCCGGCATGGCCGACTACCCCGCCGCGATCACACCCGAGGGTTTCGACCCCGACACCATGTTGGAAAACCCCAAGGGCACCGGCCCCTACCTGCCCGAATCGCTCGAAGTGGGCGTGAAAAGCGTGCTGGTGAAGAACCCCGACCACACTTGGTGGGGCACTGAAGTCTTTGGCGGGCCCTACATCGACCGTCTGGAATACATCGACTACGGCACCGACCCTTCCGCATGGATCGCCGCTGCCGAGGCCGAAGAAGTCGACGCTTTCTACTCCATGGAGGGCGAATACATCGACGTGATGAGCACGCTCGACGGTTGGGTCGAGAACGAGATCGCCACAGCGGCGACCATCGTGATCCGCCCCAACCAATTGGCCGAAATCGACGGCATGAAGCCTTACGAAGACAAGCGTGTGCGCAACGCGCTGCAACTGGCGGTCGACAATGCCGTGCTGCTGGAACTGGGCTATGCCGGTCGTGGGATCGTGGCCGAAAACCACCACGTCGGCCCGATGCACCCCGAATATGCAGAGGTCGAACCGCCCAAGACCGATCCCGAAGCCGCCCGCGCGCTGATGGAAGAAGCCGGGATGGCGGATTATGAGCATGAGCTCTTCTCGATCGACGATGCGTGGCGCAAGGACACGACCGATGCCGTGGCCGCGCAGCTGCGTGACGCGGGCATCAAGGTCAAGCGGACCATCCTGCCCGGCTCGACCTTCTGGAACGACTGGGTGAAATACCCCTTCTCCTCCACCAACTGGAACGCGCGGCCTCTGGGCGTGCAAATCTGGGCGCTGGCCTACCGCTCGGGCGAGGCGTGGAACGAGTTTGGCTATGCCAACCCAGAGTTCGACGCCCTGCTCTCCGAGGCGCTGGCCACAGCCGATGTCGACGCGCGCCGCGAGATCATGGCGAAGGGTGAGAAGATGCTGCAAGACGATGGCGTCACGATCCAGCCTTACTGGCGCTCGCTCTATAACCACACCCGCGAGGGGTTGGTGGGTGCCGCCCACCACATCGGGTTTGAATACCACCCGGCGCGGATGGCTTGGGCAGAAGAGTGA
- a CDS encoding acetamidase/formamidase family protein — MTATLQSSPETCHWGYFEASRPPALTIQSGDEVIINTVSGAPNCLPPEGFHVPPELYDIHKAGPPPMPGHILTGPVAVEGATPGDVLKVDILDVVLRQDWGYNFIRPLAGTLPQDFTETYHSNIPLDAERGIARLPWGMELPLAPFFGVMAVAPPPEWGRIATIEPRKHGGNLDNKELVAGSTLYLPVFNEGALFSCGDGHGAQGDGEVCVTAIETALQGRFRLTVLKDRGLSYPQAETPTHVITMGMAPDLDHCAEMALREMIALVSERAGISREDAYVLCSLAGDLRITQTVNREKGVHMMMAKNLIGG, encoded by the coding sequence ATGACCGCCACCTTGCAGTCATCGCCCGAAACCTGCCACTGGGGCTACTTTGAGGCCAGCCGCCCGCCCGCGCTGACGATCCAAAGCGGCGACGAGGTGATCATCAACACCGTCTCTGGCGCGCCGAACTGCCTGCCGCCCGAAGGCTTCCATGTGCCGCCGGAACTTTACGACATCCACAAGGCAGGCCCGCCGCCGATGCCCGGCCATATCCTGACGGGCCCGGTGGCCGTCGAAGGCGCGACGCCCGGGGATGTGCTGAAGGTCGATATCCTTGATGTCGTGCTGCGGCAGGACTGGGGGTATAACTTCATCCGCCCCTTGGCAGGCACGCTGCCGCAGGATTTCACCGAGACCTATCACAGCAACATCCCGCTGGACGCAGAGCGGGGCATCGCCCGTCTGCCTTGGGGAATGGAACTGCCCTTGGCCCCGTTCTTTGGCGTCATGGCTGTGGCGCCGCCGCCCGAATGGGGCCGGATCGCCACCATTGAGCCGCGCAAGCATGGCGGCAATCTGGACAACAAGGAACTGGTGGCGGGCAGCACGCTTTACCTGCCGGTCTTCAACGAAGGGGCGCTGTTTTCCTGCGGGGATGGGCACGGTGCGCAGGGCGACGGCGAAGTCTGCGTCACGGCGATTGAGACGGCGCTACAGGGGCGCTTTCGTCTGACGGTGTTGAAGGATCGCGGGCTCAGCTATCCGCAGGCCGAAACGCCGACCCATGTGATCACCATGGGCATGGCCCCCGACCTTGACCACTGCGCGGAGATGGCCCTGCGGGAGATGATCGCGCTGGTGTCTGAGCGTGCGGGGATCAGCCGTGAGGATGCCTATGTGCTCTGTTCGCTGGCCGGGGATCTGCGCATCACCCAGACGGTGAACCGCGAAAAGGGCGTGCATATGATGATGGCGAAAAACCTGATCGGCGGTTAA
- a CDS encoding Gfo/Idh/MocA family protein encodes MTIRTAVIGLGIMGRRMAENMVLHPGFTVTTMWDPDPAACAAAQKVAPEAAVSATASEAMADVDLVYLACPPVPRKAYALEAAAAGKAIFLEKPLGVDIAESRALVAELQAAGVPAAVNFTQAAGAALTDLTRSIGEGALGDLCGIDIIVTYPAWPRAWQVDADWLRFAEEGGMTREVISHFLFLSERVLGPLTLQWAHAEYPDAELCETHVAARLVNAEGLPVSILGSVGGVQPDRQEVTVKGAKASRRISEFAIDTLSTGEAFAPTNSSPTDTRATSLKAQLDDMALLMDGGPSRLATPEEALRVQELIEGILANGRTQS; translated from the coding sequence ATGACGATCAGGACTGCGGTAATCGGATTGGGAATCATGGGCCGGCGCATGGCCGAGAACATGGTGCTGCACCCCGGCTTCACGGTCACCACCATGTGGGATCCCGACCCAGCGGCCTGCGCCGCCGCGCAAAAGGTCGCGCCGGAGGCGGCAGTGTCGGCCACGGCGTCCGAGGCGATGGCCGATGTCGATCTCGTTTACCTCGCCTGCCCCCCGGTGCCGCGCAAAGCCTATGCGCTTGAGGCCGCGGCGGCGGGCAAGGCGATCTTCCTCGAAAAACCGCTAGGCGTGGACATCGCGGAAAGTCGTGCGTTGGTGGCGGAGTTGCAGGCTGCAGGCGTTCCGGCGGCGGTGAATTTCACCCAAGCGGCGGGGGCGGCGCTGACCGATCTAACGCGGTCGATCGGTGAGGGTGCGCTTGGCGATCTTTGCGGTATCGACATCATCGTGACCTATCCGGCCTGGCCCCGCGCGTGGCAGGTGGATGCGGATTGGCTGCGCTTTGCCGAAGAGGGCGGCATGACCCGCGAGGTAATCTCGCATTTCCTGTTTTTGAGCGAGCGGGTGCTGGGGCCGCTGACCCTGCAATGGGCCCATGCGGAATATCCCGACGCCGAACTTTGCGAGACCCATGTCGCGGCACGGCTGGTCAATGCCGAGGGCTTGCCGGTTTCGATCCTTGGCTCTGTTGGTGGTGTGCAGCCGGACCGGCAAGAGGTGACGGTGAAAGGGGCCAAGGCCAGCCGCCGCATCTCGGAGTTTGCCATCGACACCCTGTCGACCGGAGAGGCCTTCGCGCCGACCAACAGCAGCCCCACCGACACCCGCGCCACCAGCCTCAAAGCGCAGCTTGACGACATGGCGCTTCTGATGGACGGCGGCCCGAGCCGACTGGCCACACCAGAAGAGGCGCTGCGCGTGCAGGAGCTTATCGAAGGCATTTTGGCCAACGGAAGGACACAGTCATGA
- a CDS encoding acyl-CoA thioesterase yields the protein MTTENFVHEINVTWGDCDPAQIAYTARLPYFALDAINAWWEAHFDGDGWFQLQIDRNIGTPFVNLSMDFRSPVTPRHKLMCETYPTRLGNKSITFGMKARQNGVLCFEGSFTCVFTIADVFESQSAPEELARVIKPLVRTDLA from the coding sequence ATGACCACGGAAAACTTCGTTCACGAGATCAACGTCACTTGGGGCGATTGTGACCCGGCGCAGATCGCCTATACCGCGCGGCTGCCCTATTTTGCGTTGGATGCGATCAACGCATGGTGGGAGGCGCATTTCGATGGCGATGGTTGGTTCCAACTGCAGATCGACCGCAACATCGGCACGCCTTTCGTGAACCTTTCGATGGATTTCCGCAGCCCGGTCACGCCACGGCACAAGCTGATGTGCGAAACCTATCCGACGCGGCTCGGCAACAAATCCATCACCTTCGGCATGAAAGCGCGGCAGAACGGGGTGCTGTGTTTCGAGGGGTCGTTCACCTGCGTCTTCACCATTGCGGATGTGTTCGAAAGCCAATCCGCCCCCGAAGAACTGGCCCGGGTGATCAAACCACTGGTCCGCACCGACCTCGCCTAG
- a CDS encoding SDR family NAD(P)-dependent oxidoreductase, translated as MSFSISGKTAIITGAADGIGLAIARHLADRGANVMCADSNEKKLMEELGDTPDDGNVRVFAGDLRQRLTIANLVSATIDAYDQVDILVNASRQVLPTDPLDVEDGSVDTLLQQNLMTALQLSQQVARRMIKQAEGQTEGQVGSIINLSSIAAQRHQPDMMGYAIASAAVQQMTRSLALVLAQHRIRVNAISFGSVMSASLRAAVAENRDWREDIRAHTPLGRIAGPNELCEAVQFLAAESSGFMTGEIMTIDGGRTLLDVVSAPAH; from the coding sequence ATGTCATTCTCGATCTCAGGCAAAACAGCCATCATCACAGGTGCCGCAGACGGCATTGGCCTTGCCATCGCGCGGCATCTGGCCGACCGGGGCGCCAATGTGATGTGCGCCGATTCCAACGAGAAAAAGCTGATGGAAGAGTTGGGCGACACGCCGGACGACGGGAATGTCCGCGTTTTCGCCGGCGATCTACGCCAGCGGCTGACCATCGCCAACCTCGTCTCGGCCACGATCGACGCCTACGATCAGGTAGATATCCTTGTGAATGCCTCGCGGCAGGTGTTGCCCACCGATCCGCTGGATGTGGAAGACGGATCGGTTGATACGCTGTTGCAGCAGAACCTGATGACGGCGCTGCAACTGTCGCAGCAGGTGGCGCGGCGGATGATAAAACAGGCCGAGGGCCAGACCGAGGGGCAGGTGGGGTCGATCATCAACCTCAGTTCCATTGCGGCACAACGTCACCAGCCGGATATGATGGGCTATGCCATCGCCTCGGCGGCGGTGCAGCAGATGACCCGCTCTCTGGCGCTGGTGCTGGCTCAGCACCGGATACGGGTGAATGCGATCTCTTTCGGGTCGGTGATGAGCGCGTCGCTGCGCGCCGCCGTGGCCGAAAACCGCGACTGGCGCGAGGATATTCGCGCGCATACGCCGCTTGGCCGTATCGCCGGGCCGAATGAACTTTGCGAGGCGGTGCAATTCCTCGCCGCCGAAAGCTCGGGCTTTATGACCGGTGAGATCATGACCATTGATGGTGGGCGTACCCTGCTTGATGTGGTCTCGGCCCCCGCGCATTAA
- a CDS encoding class I SAM-dependent methyltransferase, which yields MIDPRLELALNGGGLDLPETGVIAIFQPPVDADLAGLPPERCKIIHDFKPAYDAWTARGYEAAHSVEGRYAAAIVCLPRAKHEARALVAQACAVSDGPVVVDGQKTDGADSILREMRARVTVQGPISKAHGKLYWIDAGSSDFFTDWEAGPAQTEGGFWTAPGVFSADGVDLASALLVDALPDNLGAEVADLGAGWGFLSAHILTRPKVKTVHLVEAGHLALECARHNVTDDRAVFHWEDATEWQPPHRMDAVVMNPPFHTGRAAEPQIGQAFVAAAARMLSGQGDLWMVANRHLPYEAELKKRFAQVAELGGDARFKLFHATRPLTRRR from the coding sequence GTGATTGATCCGCGACTGGAACTGGCCCTGAACGGCGGTGGGCTGGACTTGCCCGAAACTGGGGTGATCGCCATCTTTCAGCCCCCCGTAGACGCTGATCTGGCCGGTTTGCCGCCCGAGCGCTGCAAGATCATTCACGATTTCAAGCCCGCCTATGACGCTTGGACCGCGCGGGGCTATGAGGCCGCGCATTCGGTCGAAGGGCGCTATGCCGCCGCCATAGTCTGCCTGCCGCGCGCCAAACATGAGGCCCGCGCCTTGGTCGCGCAAGCCTGTGCCGTAAGCGACGGGCCGGTGGTGGTTGATGGGCAAAAGACCGATGGCGCGGATTCGATCCTGCGCGAGATGCGTGCGCGGGTGACGGTGCAGGGGCCGATCTCCAAGGCGCACGGCAAGCTCTATTGGATCGACGCGGGCTCAAGCGATTTCTTCACCGATTGGGAAGCTGGCCCCGCCCAGACGGAGGGCGGCTTTTGGACCGCGCCGGGGGTTTTCTCTGCAGATGGGGTCGATCTGGCCTCGGCGCTATTGGTGGATGCGCTGCCCGATAACCTTGGGGCCGAGGTGGCCGATCTCGGCGCAGGTTGGGGCTTCCTCTCGGCGCATATCCTGACGCGGCCCAAGGTGAAGACCGTGCATTTGGTCGAGGCCGGGCATTTGGCGCTGGAATGCGCGCGTCATAACGTGACCGATGATCGCGCCGTGTTCCATTGGGAGGACGCCACCGAATGGCAGCCGCCGCACCGGATGGACGCGGTGGTGATGAACCCGCCTTTCCACACCGGCCGCGCCGCTGAGCCACAGATTGGTCAAGCCTTTGTCGCCGCCGCCGCGCGTATGCTGTCGGGGCAGGGCGACCTGTGGATGGTGGCCAACCGGCATCTGCCCTATGAGGCGGAACTGAAGAAACGCTTTGCACAGGTGGCCGAGCTTGGAGGCGATGCGCGGTTCAAACTGTTCCACGCCACACGCCCGCTGACCCGGCGCCGCTAA
- the clpS gene encoding ATP-dependent Clp protease adapter ClpS, protein MMADGPKDDDDTELLTKTRPKTKRPPLYKVMLLNDDFTPMEFVVHVLERFFGLNHAQAFEIMLTVHKKGLAVVGVFSHEIAETKVAQVMDFARRHQHPLQCTMEKEE, encoded by the coding sequence ATGATGGCGGACGGTCCCAAGGATGACGACGACACCGAGTTGTTGACCAAAACCCGCCCCAAGACCAAACGCCCGCCGCTTTACAAGGTTATGCTGCTGAACGACGATTTCACCCCGATGGAATTCGTGGTGCATGTGCTGGAGCGGTTCTTTGGCCTGAACCATGCGCAGGCGTTTGAGATCATGCTGACGGTTCACAAAAAGGGGCTGGCCGTGGTTGGCGTCTTTAGCCACGAGATCGCGGAGACGAAAGTGGCGCAGGTGATGGATTTCGCCCGGCGTCATCAACATCCGCTGCAATGCACTATGGAAAAAGAAGAATAA
- a CDS encoding HAD family hydrolase: MGGALTTIGFDADDTLWHNERYFALSHDRFAALLAEHSERDHLMARLLEAERRNLPHYGYGIKGFTLSMIETAIEVTEGKVPAEVISDLLAAGREMLDHPIELLPHVEDVLETLRGDYRLIVVTKGDLLDQERKLAQSGLRERFDAVEIVSHKTEAAYRHIFKQHGQGAAQGLMVGNSLASDVRPMIEAGGWGVHVPHDLTWAMEHAEPPTNSPRFVEINDLSGLPETVKKIVSG; the protein is encoded by the coding sequence ATGGGCGGGGCACTCACCACCATCGGTTTCGATGCGGATGACACATTGTGGCATAATGAACGCTACTTTGCACTCTCTCACGACCGTTTTGCAGCCCTTCTGGCCGAACATAGTGAACGCGACCATCTGATGGCACGGCTTTTGGAAGCCGAACGGCGCAATCTGCCGCATTACGGCTACGGGATCAAAGGTTTCACCCTGTCGATGATCGAGACCGCAATCGAGGTGACAGAGGGCAAAGTCCCCGCCGAGGTGATCAGTGACCTGCTCGCCGCCGGGCGCGAGATGCTGGACCATCCGATTGAACTGCTGCCCCATGTCGAAGACGTGCTGGAAACCCTGCGCGGTGACTACCGGCTGATCGTGGTGACCAAAGGCGACCTGCTGGATCAAGAGCGCAAACTGGCGCAATCAGGCCTGCGAGAGAGGTTCGATGCGGTCGAAATCGTCTCTCACAAGACCGAAGCCGCCTATCGCCACATTTTTAAGCAGCATGGGCAAGGCGCCGCGCAGGGGCTGATGGTCGGCAACTCACTGGCCTCCGATGTACGCCCGATGATCGAGGCCGGCGGCTGGGGCGTCCACGTGCCCCACGACCTCACATGGGCGATGGAACACGCCGAACCGCCAACCAATTCACCACGTTTTGTTGAAATTAACGATCTTTCCGGCCTCCCAGAGACGGTGAAAAAGATCGTTTCGGGGTGA
- a CDS encoding D-alanyl-D-alanine carboxypeptidase family protein codes for MKARRIQPARYGLFLFAALWVLVILPLSAMAAPYAAYVIDARTGKEIHAENADTRLHPASLTKMMTLYIAFQAVERGELSLDTQVTISKNAASEPPSKLGMRPGQKIALRYLIRAAAVKSANDAATAIGEAIEGSEAAFARRMNRTAKQLGMTRTTFKNMHGLTESGHLSTARDMTALGRHLLYDYPQYYNLFSRITADAGVRKVSHTNRRFLGSYKGADGIKTGYTRAAGFNLTASAERGNERIIVTVFGGKSTASRNAKVAELMDLGFRRAPSSAPLRKPVPPVYADVEDTPAAPGAAGKTIRLVGAVTTSKRPQLRPRSEVVVVATAAAPEATSTVSNSDITAALREAVQTAPTPPAAAPTPEIKDAEVVIATAQASPRPEPRPKDVTLAVQQAVEQEIVTRVSTSGGRHWGVNVGRFPSRYAAEKVLLKTALAEMSTLDGTLRKVVQRPQGYDANFLGLSRESADLACRRLAARNVSCFMIGPSEG; via the coding sequence ATGAAGGCTCGGCGCATTCAGCCGGCCCGTTACGGGCTATTTCTATTCGCAGCACTCTGGGTTCTGGTCATCCTACCCCTCAGCGCCATGGCAGCCCCCTATGCCGCCTATGTCATCGATGCCCGCACCGGCAAAGAAATCCACGCAGAGAACGCCGACACGCGCCTGCACCCCGCCTCCCTGACCAAGATGATGACCCTCTACATCGCTTTCCAAGCGGTCGAACGCGGGGAACTCTCACTCGATACCCAAGTAACGATCTCCAAGAACGCCGCCTCAGAGCCGCCCAGCAAACTGGGCATGCGTCCGGGCCAAAAAATCGCCCTGCGCTACCTGATCCGCGCCGCCGCCGTGAAATCCGCCAATGATGCCGCCACCGCGATCGGCGAAGCCATCGAAGGGTCCGAGGCCGCCTTTGCCCGCCGAATGAACCGCACCGCCAAACAGCTTGGCATGACGCGCACCACCTTCAAGAATATGCACGGGCTGACCGAAAGCGGCCACCTCTCCACCGCGCGCGATATGACGGCTCTGGGCCGCCACCTGCTCTATGATTACCCGCAGTACTACAACCTGTTCTCGCGCATCACCGCCGATGCGGGCGTGCGCAAGGTCTCCCACACAAACCGCCGGTTTCTGGGATCTTACAAAGGCGCCGATGGCATCAAAACCGGCTATACCCGCGCCGCGGGCTTCAACCTGACGGCCTCGGCCGAGCGTGGCAACGAACGGATCATCGTGACCGTCTTCGGGGGCAAATCCACCGCCTCGCGCAACGCCAAAGTGGCCGAGTTGATGGACCTTGGCTTCCGCCGCGCCCCCTCTTCGGCCCCCCTGCGCAAACCAGTGCCCCCGGTCTACGCCGATGTCGAAGACACGCCCGCGGCCCCCGGTGCCGCAGGCAAAACGATCCGACTTGTCGGTGCCGTCACCACCTCCAAACGCCCGCAACTCCGCCCTCGCAGCGAAGTCGTGGTCGTGGCCACCGCAGCCGCCCCCGAAGCAACCAGCACGGTCTCCAACAGCGACATCACGGCAGCCCTACGCGAAGCGGTGCAAACCGCGCCAACCCCGCCCGCCGCCGCGCCCACACCAGAGATCAAAGACGCCGAAGTCGTCATCGCCACCGCGCAGGCCTCCCCCCGCCCCGAACCGCGGCCCAAAGACGTAACGCTGGCCGTACAGCAGGCGGTAGAGCAAGAAATCGTGACCCGCGTCTCCACCTCGGGCGGTCGCCACTGGGGGGTCAACGTGGGCCGCTTCCCCAGCCGCTACGCCGCCGAGAAGGTCCTGCTGAAAACCGCACTGGCCGAAATGTCGACGCTTGATGGCACATTGCGCAAAGTGGTGCAGCGTCCGCAGGGCTATGACGCGAACTTCCTCGGCCTGTCACGCGAAAGCGCCGACCTCGCCTGCCGCCGTCTGGCCGCGCGCAACGTCAGCTGCTTCATGATCGGCCCAAGCGAAGGCTAA
- a CDS encoding ABC transporter ATP-binding protein, producing MTALLDVKDLQVSFRQDGQLIPAVRGVSFAVNRGETVALVGESGSGKSVSALSTVSLLGDSARVSGSVTYDGQEMIGADDKLLHKVRGNDISFIFQEPMTSLNPLHTIEKQLAESLALHQGLQGAEARARVLSLLEQVGINDAESRMGAYPHQLSGGQRQRVMIAMALANKPDILIADEPTTALDVTIQAQILDLLKDLKDEMGMGLLFITHDLGIVRRIADRVFVMQKGLVVEEGPTAEIFDNPQHPYTRKLLGAEPTGAPAPVAADAPEVLRTDNLKVWFPIQKGLLRRTVGHVKAVNDTSLSIRAGETLGIVGESGSGKTTAALAIMRLIGSEGEVTFRGEDLRKWSTKKLRRLRADMQIVFQDPFGSLSPRMTCFQIISEGLAIHKIDKARDRRELVAEVMTEVGLDPATMDRYPHEFSGGQRQRIAIARAMVLRPKLLVLDEPTSALDMTVQVQIVDLLRELQAKYGLAYLFISHDLKVVRAMSHKVMVMKRGDVVEYGDVDALYDNPQTDYTRKLLQAAG from the coding sequence GTGACTGCTTTGTTGGACGTCAAAGACCTGCAGGTTTCCTTTCGGCAGGACGGGCAGTTGATCCCGGCGGTGCGCGGGGTCAGCTTTGCCGTGAACCGGGGAGAGACGGTGGCTCTGGTGGGCGAAAGCGGCTCGGGCAAGTCGGTCTCGGCGCTCTCGACGGTGTCGCTCTTGGGCGATAGCGCGCGGGTCAGCGGCTCGGTCACCTATGACGGGCAAGAGATGATCGGCGCGGATGACAAGCTGCTGCATAAGGTGCGCGGCAACGACATCTCGTTCATTTTTCAAGAGCCGATGACCTCGCTCAACCCGCTGCACACGATCGAAAAGCAACTGGCGGAGTCGCTGGCGCTGCATCAGGGATTGCAGGGGGCCGAGGCGCGGGCGCGGGTGTTGAGCCTCTTGGAACAGGTCGGCATCAATGACGCGGAGAGCCGCATGGGCGCCTATCCGCACCAGCTTTCCGGCGGGCAGCGGCAGCGCGTAATGATCGCGATGGCGCTGGCCAACAAGCCCGACATCTTGATCGCGGATGAGCCAACCACGGCGCTCGACGTGACCATTCAGGCGCAGATTCTCGACCTGTTGAAAGACCTGAAGGATGAGATGGGGATGGGGCTTTTGTTCATTACCCATGACCTCGGGATCGTCCGGCGCATCGCCGACCGGGTCTTTGTCATGCAAAAGGGGCTGGTCGTCGAAGAGGGGCCGACCGCTGAGATTTTCGACAATCCGCAACACCCCTATACACGCAAACTGCTCGGCGCCGAGCCCACCGGCGCGCCGGCCCCTGTGGCTGCGGATGCGCCCGAAGTGCTGCGGACCGACAACCTCAAGGTTTGGTTCCCGATCCAGAAGGGCCTGCTGCGCCGCACCGTGGGCCATGTGAAGGCCGTCAACGACACGAGCCTGTCGATCCGCGCGGGCGAAACGCTTGGCATCGTCGGCGAAAGCGGCTCGGGCAAGACCACCGCGGCGCTGGCGATCATGCGGCTCATCGGCTCGGAAGGGGAGGTGACTTTTCGTGGCGAGGACCTGCGCAAATGGTCCACCAAAAAGCTGCGCCGCCTACGCGCCGATATGCAGATCGTCTTTCAAGATCCTTTCGGCTCGCTCAGCCCGCGGATGACCTGTTTCCAGATCATCTCGGAGGGGCTGGCGATCCACAAGATCGACAAGGCGCGCGACAGACGTGAACTGGTGGCGGAGGTGATGACGGAAGTGGGGCTCGACCCCGCGACGATGGACCGCTACCCGCATGAGTTCTCCGGCGGGCAGCGCCAGCGGATCGCCATCGCCCGCGCCATGGTGCTGCGGCCGAAGCTGCTGGTTCTCGACGAGCCAACCTCGGCCTTGGACATGACGGTGCAGGTGCAGATCGTTGATTTGCTGCGGGAGTTGCAGGCGAAATACGGGTTGGCCTATCTGTTCATCAGTCACGATCTGAAGGTCGTGCGGGCGATGTCGCACAAGGTGATGGTGATGAAGCGCGGCGATGTGGTGGAATACGGCGACGTTGATGCGCTTTATGACAATCCGCAGACCGACTATACGCGCAAGCTGTTGCAGGCGGCTGGTTAA